The Virgibacillus phasianinus genome includes a window with the following:
- a CDS encoding ArsR/SmtB family transcription factor, protein MNANPNVAEIAAILGEPSRALILTSLMDGRFHTASELAYMAGIKQQTASFHLAKLTDAHLITKEKHGRHRYYQLVDGDVAQVVESFLSIARPPEIRSLKQSAQMKSLKSGRTCYDHLAGELGVKLTQHMLQEGIIEKTEKEFMVTAKGELFFEEFGLDIATLRQKRRSFSRTCLDWSERQHHLAGALGQAITAKFFDLNWIERHSSSRAVKLTKEGETGLKNVFHLSL, encoded by the coding sequence ATGAACGCTAATCCTAACGTTGCCGAAATTGCTGCTATTCTTGGTGAACCTTCCCGAGCCTTAATACTAACCAGTCTGATGGACGGCAGGTTTCACACCGCTTCCGAATTAGCATATATGGCTGGAATTAAACAGCAAACAGCAAGTTTCCATTTAGCAAAACTGACCGATGCTCATTTAATTACCAAGGAAAAACATGGCCGTCACAGGTATTATCAACTTGTCGATGGGGACGTTGCGCAAGTAGTAGAGTCGTTTCTTTCCATTGCACGCCCGCCGGAAATACGCTCACTGAAACAGTCAGCACAAATGAAATCCCTCAAATCGGGACGGACCTGCTACGACCATTTAGCGGGCGAACTCGGAGTGAAATTAACCCAGCACATGCTTCAGGAAGGAATTATTGAGAAAACGGAAAAAGAATTCATGGTTACAGCAAAAGGGGAATTGTTCTTTGAGGAATTTGGCTTAGACATTGCTACCCTTCGTCAAAAACGCCGTTCCTTCTCCCGTACCTGCCTGGATTGGAGTGAACGGCAGCATCATCTTGCGGGTGCCTTGGGGCAAGCAATTACAGCTAAGTTTTTTGATTTAAACTGGATTGAAAGACATTCTTCCAGCCGTGCGGTAAAGCTGACAAAAGAGGGAGAAACCGGGTTGAAAAACGTTTTTCATTTGAGTTTGTGA
- a CDS encoding class I SAM-dependent DNA methyltransferase — protein sequence MEYKGSMAYDNDAFFENYLTRRNRETSPNNSIEKPALLELIGDVTDKRVLDLGCGDGKFGYELIDQGCSVYDGVEGSTNMVGKARETLAGTCGNVYHSTMEKWDYPTERYDLVISRLALHYIEELLPIFKKVYDSLQCDGSFVFSVQHPVLTSSIKSAVNSGKKTDWIVDDYFATGKRVEPWIDQQVVKYHRTIEEYFRLLVQAGFTIEYISECTPRSELFDSKEEYQRRKRIPLFLVFSCNL from the coding sequence ATGGAATACAAAGGTTCAATGGCTTACGATAATGATGCATTTTTTGAAAACTATCTAACAAGGAGGAATCGTGAGACAAGCCCAAATAATAGCATTGAAAAGCCCGCCTTACTTGAGCTTATTGGTGACGTAACGGACAAGCGGGTGCTGGATCTGGGATGTGGCGATGGCAAATTCGGCTATGAACTTATTGACCAGGGGTGCAGCGTGTATGATGGAGTTGAAGGATCGACGAATATGGTTGGTAAGGCTAGGGAAACTTTGGCTGGGACTTGCGGTAATGTTTATCATTCCACGATGGAAAAGTGGGATTATCCAACTGAAAGGTACGACCTGGTCATTTCCCGTTTAGCACTGCATTATATCGAGGAGTTGCTTCCTATTTTCAAAAAGGTATACGATTCACTCCAATGTGATGGCAGTTTTGTTTTCAGTGTTCAGCATCCTGTTCTGACATCGTCGATAAAGAGCGCGGTAAATTCGGGTAAAAAGACAGATTGGATTGTGGATGATTATTTTGCAACTGGCAAACGAGTGGAACCTTGGATTGATCAGCAGGTGGTTAAATATCACCGGACCATTGAAGAATATTTCAGGTTATTGGTTCAAGCTGGCTTTACGATTGAATACATCAGTGAGTGCACACCAAGAAGCGAACTCTTTGATAGTAAAGAGGAATACCAGAGGAGGAAGCGGATTCCGCTGTTTTTAGTGTTTTCTTGTAATCTGTGA
- a CDS encoding MOSC domain-containing protein → MWKRYSTVVTSILVADRQDSFVTRKISETNLEYGGVPGDLHFGLTKLAGTRELMYERGSEIFNRRQVSIVSVEECAIIAEKLGVHQVLPEWLGANIVLEGFEGLTGLTPGSRIIFPSGAGILCEGENLPCLGPGKVLQENYPNERKLSTRFIKSSLGLRGIVGIVEQPGKISAGDKAEIVAYSHSD, encoded by the coding sequence ATGTGGAAACGTTATTCTACAGTGGTTACATCTATTCTAGTTGCGGATCGGCAAGATAGCTTTGTGACTAGAAAAATATCGGAGACAAATTTAGAATATGGTGGGGTTCCAGGTGATCTGCATTTTGGCCTGACTAAATTAGCTGGTACCAGAGAATTGATGTACGAACGCGGATCGGAAATTTTCAATCGTAGGCAGGTATCAATTGTATCGGTTGAGGAATGTGCAATAATCGCTGAAAAGCTTGGAGTCCACCAGGTATTGCCTGAATGGTTAGGAGCCAATATCGTACTGGAAGGCTTTGAGGGCCTGACAGGATTGACGCCGGGAAGCAGAATTATTTTTCCAAGTGGTGCGGGAATTTTGTGTGAGGGGGAGAACCTTCCGTGTTTAGGTCCTGGTAAAGTGCTTCAGGAAAATTATCCGAATGAACGAAAGCTTTCAACACGTTTTATAAAATCATCATTAGGGTTGAGGGGAATTGTCGGTATTGTGGAGCAACCTGGGAAAATATCGGCTGGTGACAAGGCCGAAATTGTGGCATATAGCCATTCGGATTAA
- a CDS encoding protein phosphatase 2C domain-containing protein has product MKVEYKTAKGVSRLNEDSLIINKDELVYGVADGVSSLVPFTSRKNLTGGYIASNEVKQHFESNKKHGDLFSGVSRVNQRIQDEMKKYDIDISKKETLWGTALALLKITDTSIEYIQTGDCMLIAVYNNDETRVLTRLQVEHLESSAIQKWKEGIEQGVKSKSELTKRVKDILISNRHKSNTEDGYGVLNGEQNAMDYVEIGSINKIGIKQLILMTDGMFYPEEVVPGGMDYWKFITSTLNTKGLDQYVNDLVNIEESDPECIAYPRFKKSDDKAAIIITF; this is encoded by the coding sequence ATGAAAGTCGAGTATAAAACAGCTAAGGGAGTAAGCAGGTTAAATGAGGATTCATTAATTATCAATAAAGACGAGTTAGTTTATGGTGTCGCGGATGGTGTGTCCTCCTTGGTTCCATTTACAAGCAGGAAAAACCTGACAGGTGGTTACATTGCATCGAATGAGGTTAAGCAGCATTTTGAATCCAATAAAAAGCATGGCGATCTTTTTAGTGGAGTATCAAGGGTTAATCAAAGGATTCAGGATGAAATGAAGAAATACGATATTGATATTTCAAAAAAGGAAACGTTATGGGGTACGGCTCTGGCACTTCTAAAGATTACGGATACAAGCATCGAATACATACAAACTGGTGATTGCATGCTCATTGCTGTTTATAACAATGATGAGACTCGTGTACTGACAAGGCTGCAGGTGGAACATTTGGAAAGTTCGGCCATCCAAAAATGGAAAGAAGGTATCGAGCAAGGGGTTAAATCCAAAAGTGAGTTAACGAAGCGGGTCAAGGATATTTTAATTTCCAACCGGCATAAAAGTAATACGGAAGACGGGTATGGCGTTTTAAACGGAGAACAAAATGCGATGGATTACGTGGAGATAGGTTCTATTAATAAGATTGGAATAAAACAACTAATCCTGATGACGGATGGGATGTTTTATCCTGAGGAAGTTGTTCCAGGAGGCATGGATTACTGGAAATTTATCACTTCCACATTGAACACAAAGGGATTGGATCAGTATGTGAATGATTTAGTAAATATCGAAGAGTCCGATCCTGAATGTATCGCTTATCCAAGATTTAAAAAATCCGATGATAAAGCAGCAATTATCATTACCTTTTAG